A genomic segment from Conger conger chromosome 2, fConCon1.1, whole genome shotgun sequence encodes:
- the LOC133120106 gene encoding sterile alpha motif domain-containing protein 14-like isoform X2 encodes MSASQAEENEHVFDLNEAIPETELLDSSLQKARAQLSVKARRHRPSRSRLRDSVSSTEGDESLERKDSYGSSLHSVRSPLHSTLRGSSPSPDSLLSSSSPVLRSPAFTFDTALVRRAPEESEAGSPVPRGRYKQLTNTSSQEALCSTPTSSPSKSCPSSEGSPLYIRQEQRPESDGHGEDDAHDRSLVEPDSPTVILDKKTKRRFHDLGVTLRRSYGKVRKEKSNRLSVGNREPSESPSRSSGPPFVPFSWFSDSARGSTSSCSTASFSPKGGTQSCSPRKSSSQESTLSDEVSPQSPRVSGGSVEESRSSHPYKTLSQSSDELLDEPLCLVSTWSTQQVCQWLKGLNMEQYIPEFTARDIDGEQLLQMDGSKLKGLGVSSSSDRSALKRRLKDMHAAAEKERKAQEKLEKQKEKQRKKDQEQRKS; translated from the exons ATTTGAATGAAGCCATTCCAGAGACTGAACTACTAGACAGTAGTCTGCAAAAGGCCCGGGCGCAGCTGTCCGTGAAAGCCAGAAGACACCGCCCATCTCGGTCACGGCTTCGGGACAGCGTCAGCTCTACAGAGGGAGATGAGAGTCTGGAAAGAAAG GACAGCTATGGAAGCTCTCTGCACAGTGTCCGCTCTCCCCTCCACTCGACCCTGCGGGGGTCGTCACCCTCCCCGGACtccctgctctcctcctcctcacccgtCCTGAGGAGCCCCGCCTTCACCTTCGACACCGCCTTGGTCCGCCGCGCCCCGGAGGAGAGCGAGGCTGGGTCTCCCGTGCCCAGAGGACGCTATAAACAGCTCACCAACACTTCATCCCAAGAGGCCTTGTGCTCTACCCCGACCAGCTCCCCGTCAAAGTCCTGCCCCAGCTCTGAGGGCTCGCCACTCTACATCCGCCAGGAGCAACGGCCGGAGAGCGATGGTCACGGGGAAG ATGATGCCCATGACAGAAGCCTGGTAGAGCCAGACAGCCCGACAGTTATCCTGGACAAGAAGACTAAGAGGAGATTCCATGATCTGGG GGTTACCCTGCGGCGCTCTTATGGAAAAGTCAGAAAGGAGAAGTCCAACAGATTATCAGTGGGCAACCG GGAGCCATCGGAGAGCCCTTCCCGGTCCTCCGGGCCTCCGTTCGTGCCTTTCTCCTGGTTCAGCGACAGTGCCAGGggctccacctcctcctgcagcacagCCTCCTTCTCCCCAAAGGGAGGCACGCAGAGCTGCAGCCCGCGCAAGTCTAGCTCCCAG GAGTCTACTCTCAGTGATGAAGTTAGCCCCCAGAGCCCGCGAGTGTCCGGCGGGTCAGTGGAAGAGTCCCGGTCCTCACACCCTTACAAGACCCTGTCCCAGTCTTCAGATGAG CTCCTGGACGAGCCGCTGTGCCTGGTGTCCACCTGGAGCACCCAGCAGGTGTGTCAGTGGCTGAAAGGTTTGAATATGGAGCAGTACATCCCAGAATTCACTGCCAGAGACATCGATGGGGAGCAGCTGCTGCAGATGGATGGCAGTAAGCTCAAG GGCCTGGGTGTCAGCAGCTCATCAGACCGCAGTGCACTGAAGCGCCGcctcaaagacatgcatgctGCTGCGGAAAAGGAGCGCAAGGcccaggagaagctggagaaaCAGAAGGAGAAACAGCGCAAGAAAGATCAGGAGCAACGCAAGAGCTAG
- the LOC133120106 gene encoding sterile alpha motif domain-containing protein 14-like isoform X1, translating into MSASQAEENEHVFDLNEAIPETELLDSSLQKARAQLSVKARRHRPSRSRLRDSVSSTEGDESLERKSQDSYGSSLHSVRSPLHSTLRGSSPSPDSLLSSSSPVLRSPAFTFDTALVRRAPEESEAGSPVPRGRYKQLTNTSSQEALCSTPTSSPSKSCPSSEGSPLYIRQEQRPESDGHGEDDAHDRSLVEPDSPTVILDKKTKRRFHDLGVTLRRSYGKVRKEKSNRLSVGNREPSESPSRSSGPPFVPFSWFSDSARGSTSSCSTASFSPKGGTQSCSPRKSSSQESTLSDEVSPQSPRVSGGSVEESRSSHPYKTLSQSSDELLDEPLCLVSTWSTQQVCQWLKGLNMEQYIPEFTARDIDGEQLLQMDGSKLKGLGVSSSSDRSALKRRLKDMHAAAEKERKAQEKLEKQKEKQRKKDQEQRKS; encoded by the exons ATTTGAATGAAGCCATTCCAGAGACTGAACTACTAGACAGTAGTCTGCAAAAGGCCCGGGCGCAGCTGTCCGTGAAAGCCAGAAGACACCGCCCATCTCGGTCACGGCTTCGGGACAGCGTCAGCTCTACAGAGGGAGATGAGAGTCTGGAAAGAAAG TCACAGGACAGCTATGGAAGCTCTCTGCACAGTGTCCGCTCTCCCCTCCACTCGACCCTGCGGGGGTCGTCACCCTCCCCGGACtccctgctctcctcctcctcacccgtCCTGAGGAGCCCCGCCTTCACCTTCGACACCGCCTTGGTCCGCCGCGCCCCGGAGGAGAGCGAGGCTGGGTCTCCCGTGCCCAGAGGACGCTATAAACAGCTCACCAACACTTCATCCCAAGAGGCCTTGTGCTCTACCCCGACCAGCTCCCCGTCAAAGTCCTGCCCCAGCTCTGAGGGCTCGCCACTCTACATCCGCCAGGAGCAACGGCCGGAGAGCGATGGTCACGGGGAAG ATGATGCCCATGACAGAAGCCTGGTAGAGCCAGACAGCCCGACAGTTATCCTGGACAAGAAGACTAAGAGGAGATTCCATGATCTGGG GGTTACCCTGCGGCGCTCTTATGGAAAAGTCAGAAAGGAGAAGTCCAACAGATTATCAGTGGGCAACCG GGAGCCATCGGAGAGCCCTTCCCGGTCCTCCGGGCCTCCGTTCGTGCCTTTCTCCTGGTTCAGCGACAGTGCCAGGggctccacctcctcctgcagcacagCCTCCTTCTCCCCAAAGGGAGGCACGCAGAGCTGCAGCCCGCGCAAGTCTAGCTCCCAG GAGTCTACTCTCAGTGATGAAGTTAGCCCCCAGAGCCCGCGAGTGTCCGGCGGGTCAGTGGAAGAGTCCCGGTCCTCACACCCTTACAAGACCCTGTCCCAGTCTTCAGATGAG CTCCTGGACGAGCCGCTGTGCCTGGTGTCCACCTGGAGCACCCAGCAGGTGTGTCAGTGGCTGAAAGGTTTGAATATGGAGCAGTACATCCCAGAATTCACTGCCAGAGACATCGATGGGGAGCAGCTGCTGCAGATGGATGGCAGTAAGCTCAAG GGCCTGGGTGTCAGCAGCTCATCAGACCGCAGTGCACTGAAGCGCCGcctcaaagacatgcatgctGCTGCGGAAAAGGAGCGCAAGGcccaggagaagctggagaaaCAGAAGGAGAAACAGCGCAAGAAAGATCAGGAGCAACGCAAGAGCTAG